Sequence from the Klebsiella electrica genome:
CGACCCAGTCACGCATCGTCAATACCGCAGCAAGTGCGATGTACCAGTCCTTATCGCAAGAAGGTGAGAGTTCTCAATCGACTCGTTCTTTTGCTGAGGCAAATCAAAGAATGCAGTCCGCACAAAAGAACTTCCAGGAAGCAAACTCCTTCGTTTCAAGTACCTCAATGGGCCAGACAATGAATGCTGCGCAACTTGCTACAGCCATTGGTCGTAATCATGATGCACAAGCAACATTGACTCAAACCCTCGCGGCGCACCCGGAACTGTCCAGCAAAATCGCCGGTGATGCAGCGAGCCTGACCTCTTTAGGTATGACTCACGAAGACGCGCATACCTTTGCTCAATTCAAAGCAGCCAGTGAACTTGGTGTTGCCGGTGCAGTAGCTGCCAAAGCCGGGTTCATTAACGCTGATTCCAGCCCAGTACTGACGACAACTGCATCTGAGCAATACCGTGGCGTGAGTGGTGGAGCTGAAAGCGCTGGTGGCCGCGCAGTTGCTGGTGCAGCGGACGTTGGCAACTCCGTTAATGCAGTAACAGGCCGATCTTACGGAGCGCTTGGTGAAGCACATGCGTCATCGTCTGATGGTTATGGGCAAGGCCAGGTTAATACTGTCGGGGGACAGAATAGCGGTGCAGTTGAGCAAATTCACAAGGGAAATGAGGGTGAAGTCATGACGAAAGCGGGTAACACCGCCGCAAATGATTTCGAAAACAACCACTATAATCTTGGCGGTATTACTGGCGATTTTAATAAACTCGTTTCTCATGTCAGTAATGCGTTCAAAGAAAGCCCGGTATATGAACAGGTACATGATCAGGCCAGAACCATCGCTGGGGAAATTCCGCTTGGTGGAGATGCAAACCGCGAAGCGGCGCGAGATTCTATTGTGAACTACTACGCCATGACTAAAGCTGGAGCGTCTGAGCAACAACTTTCCCAGGCCCGCAGTGACATGATGGCACGTATTCAACTCGCGACGGGTGGTGAAAATGACAATGGAACGGTTATGGGCGGAAATACTGCTCTTGCCCGTGGTATTGCAGCCCGTATTGATAATGCCGGTTTAGACCGTTCAGCCAATGATGGCTCCATTATTCAACAGGCTACTACTGCACTGAATACCGATCGCCAAACCCACGAATACAACACCGGTGGCATGGCCAACAACCTTGGAGGGATGCATCAGGCATCAAATGGAGGTTCTGCTGTGGGTGATGGCGTCCCTTACGCGATGGGAACCCACAACCAGGGATACGGCGAGGCTGAGACAATGACCGTTAATGCCCAAGGTGCTGAAGGTCATAATGGTTTAAACCAGAACTCAAACTATGGTGGGTCTGAGACAACAAACATTAATACCCAAGGCGCTGGTGGTCATAGTGATTCAAATAACGGAGGTACAATGTTCAGTGATCCGCCACCTGCACGTGCAACCCAGTCGCATCAGGAGTATGTACCTGTGCATCCACGTAATAAAGAGAACAATGGAGGTCATAGTGGTGGAAATGACGACATGATAATTTCATCGAGTAAGTGATTCGCAATAAAGCCCTGCAATCTTGCAGGGCTCTTATGTGGTCACGAACATGTATACGACAGGAAGGCTCAGTAAAGAATAGAGCAGAATATAAAACTCCCACATACGCTCACATTTGCTCTTGAACGTTCTGCCATTTTTTCCACGTCCCCTCTTACCATTTCCACCACCATAATCTGAATCGCTTGGCCCCGATAATGGGATAAGGCCAGTAATACCAAACATGTCCATAAGTACCTCCAGTCGGTAATATTCAAGACGCTGAAAACACCCTCGTTTTGCCGTCCTTCTTTATTGTCTGAAACCAGTCTGTTTAATACGCTGCCTGCTTAATCCTTCATTTTAGTAGCTTCGCATAGAAATGCTGGCTGACGAAATTTAGTTACCGAGATCTCTGATTTCATAATCAGTAACCACGACAAAGGTGATCATAGAATGAAAAACCTTTTCCGCAAAAAATGGTTTTACAGACCACTCTGCACAATAACGATGTTATGTCACCTTGGTGTTGTATCCTACGTGCCGTATGCCTTTTCAGCAACGACCCAGGAAAACGTTACATCTGCCACTAATTTCTATAAAACACTGCCGCAAGTTTCAGCTACGTCAAATGGTACGGTTCAGTATGGAAAAGGCCAGGCCGTTGATTTGAACTCTGCTTATCCAAATCAAGGTTCATCAACTTCACTGGATAGCCTGAAAGGAACCTACGGAGATGACAGCAACACGCTAAAACTGGGCAATACAACCAACGCCAATCTGAAAACCGAAAATTCACTGCGCGGCGAAGCTTACCGAACGCTGGTGGGCTCAACGAAAACTACAGCAAACATTAAACCTGATGATTCCATCTTTGATGGCCATAAAGACTTCCTGGAGAATCAGGATAAGTACATGCAAGATCTTGGTGATTGTTCTATGACCAAGACCATGACGAATAAGGACACCGTCAACCATATCCCTGATTATCGCGAATGTACCCGTACCACAAGTGTCAGCGGCACATTCACCCTCTACCATCCTTACGTTGCCGGTATGCTCTCGCATTATAGTGGCGCGGCGAACATCGGTTCTTGCGGCACTAACTGCATCGAACTCTGGCTCGGGACTGTCGGTGATAACTACTGGGACGGCAACTGCACAATATTTGAACAGGCAATGGCCGTCACTGTCTACAATCCCCAGGCAGTTACCAGCGCCAAGATCATCAGGGCTAAATGGGATGATTACATGCAGATTTATGTCGGTGGTACAGATAGGGGTAGTTTGGTTTGGGCAGGGCCAAAAGGTTTAAACGTCTTCCCGCCAGAGACATCAGGAGCCTGTGAATTAAAAACAAGCTGGGATCAGTCGATTAATGTAGATGTAACAGCACAAATCCGAAATACCCCCCAAAATGGCGTTCTTAATTTCAAAAACCGTGTGTCAGTGACTGGCAGCGGCGAAGGTTATGCTCTCATTTATATTTACTTTGACCCAAACAAAATTATCTCGGATAACGCCTGGACTGTTGATAAACCTGAACAATTCGATACGTTGCTGAAGGCCATCAACGCCGGGTATTGCCAGAATTACACGGTAACCTGCCGCGAGACAGTCATTCCTGATGCAAATGGGTGCGCAACCATAAATGGCGCACGTATCTGCGAAAACCAGCTTGCTAAGCCGCCGATCGGAGGTCTCTCACCTTTCTGTAAGTCTGCAACGGTAGTTTCCAACTGCGGAACCGACGGTGGCGTTAACAATACTTGCAAGCAGTACGATGCAAACACTGCATGTAAATTCATTAAGTCCACTTGCATAACAGGTGCGGAGGGTGACAAAAATGGGTGCTGGCAGGCAACCGAGGTATGGGATTGCGGAACGGATGTCGTTGTACCCAATACCTCCTCCACCGATACCTATACTTGTCCTGGCGCTGTGCAATGCCTTAATGGGTCTTGCCTACAGCCTTCTGCTGAACCAAGCGGCGATTTCAACAAAGCAGTTGCAACTCTTCAGGCCGCAACTTACGCATTGAATGAAATGAAGTGTGGCGATGATACTGACGAAACCAACCGTTCCTGCACTCTTTTTAAAGGTGAGTCTGCACAATGTAAATCGGCGATGGGGGGATGGGTGGATTGTTGTGATCAGCCCGTAGATGTCAGCTGGATTCAGTATTTGCAGTTGTCCTACTACACTCTAAAAATTGCTGATGCTGTCTCTGTAAAAGCCGGTATGTTCGAACAGGGAAAAGGTATTTTTGACATGGGTTCCGAACTTATGACTAATGCCATCGATACAATAACTCGACCAGCTATTTCCGCTTTCAACAGTCTGGTTGGGTCGGCAGGTACTGAAGCGGCTCAGCAAGCTACAGAAGCAGGTTTGTCCGGTTTGATGAATCAGGCTATAGGAGCGCTGACGAAACAAGTTGCTCAATGGACTCTTGATACCTTCGGCCCTGCTGCGACGAATCTGATATTTGAAAGTGCGGCCTCTGGCGGTGGCGCAGCCGTAACATCGTCTGGCCTGGCTACATCTGTTCAATTGTCGTCAACTATTGTTTCGGCAATATCCGTGGTTGGATATGCTTACATGGCGTACCAGATTGCTAATATACTGGTCAACATCATCTGGGCTTGTACTCCTGATGAATTTAAGCTTGCCGTTAAGAAAGAAACAAAATTGG
This genomic interval carries:
- the traN gene encoding conjugal transfer mating pair stabilization protein TraN, which gives rise to MKNLFRKKWFYRPLCTITMLCHLGVVSYVPYAFSATTQENVTSATNFYKTLPQVSATSNGTVQYGKGQAVDLNSAYPNQGSSTSLDSLKGTYGDDSNTLKLGNTTNANLKTENSLRGEAYRTLVGSTKTTANIKPDDSIFDGHKDFLENQDKYMQDLGDCSMTKTMTNKDTVNHIPDYRECTRTTSVSGTFTLYHPYVAGMLSHYSGAANIGSCGTNCIELWLGTVGDNYWDGNCTIFEQAMAVTVYNPQAVTSAKIIRAKWDDYMQIYVGGTDRGSLVWAGPKGLNVFPPETSGACELKTSWDQSINVDVTAQIRNTPQNGVLNFKNRVSVTGSGEGYALIYIYFDPNKIISDNAWTVDKPEQFDTLLKAINAGYCQNYTVTCRETVIPDANGCATINGARICENQLAKPPIGGLSPFCKSATVVSNCGTDGGVNNTCKQYDANTACKFIKSTCITGAEGDKNGCWQATEVWDCGTDVVVPNTSSTDTYTCPGAVQCLNGSCLQPSAEPSGDFNKAVATLQAATYALNEMKCGDDTDETNRSCTLFKGESAQCKSAMGGWVDCCDQPVDVSWIQYLQLSYYTLKIADAVSVKAGMFEQGKGIFDMGSELMTNAIDTITRPAISAFNSLVGSAGTEAAQQATEAGLSGLMNQAIGALTKQVAQWTLDTFGPAATNLIFESAASGGGAAVTSSGLATSVQLSSTIVSAISVVGYAYMAYQIANILVNIIWACTPDEFKLAVKKETKLAVHISSWCETKFLGVCIEKRSSYCTFDSQIGRIIQEQGRPMLGIGWGDKKNPDCRPLTLEEFGRIDFNKLDLSEWIGSLYEAKLLPKASEINLDKITGKGNVLNIDGSRQNSLERFQSGVDSIDVDAAKSSTEAVLKTQ